In the Phycisphaerales bacterium genome, CCGTTAATGTAAGAATTCCCACATCTGGATATCCAGACATGTTTGAAGTCGCCCCACCAGAAATATAACAGGCGTCAAAACCCACTTGAGCTGCAGCGCGCGCCACCAAGGGACTAAATGCTCCTGGGCAAATAACAGTGCCTTGAGCGAGTTTTGACCGAAGTATGGAGCCGGGGTGCTTGGTGCTCATAGCGTCTCACCTGTCTCAAAAGTTCTTTTTCGGGGACTTGTCATAGCCCTATTGTGACGAAATCCGCCTTGGCGGGCTAGCTCGCTCATTTCAATCAGCATTTAACGCCTTGTGATCAACTCATGCTGCCGGGGGCCCGATACCTCTTTTGAGGCCCATGATGCAAGACGCCAAACAGAGCAAGAGAACCCCCCAACAGACCATTATCCGCTACGTCCTTCCTCTGGGCCTGGCTGGACTGCTCATTGGCATGCTAGGCATGTGGCTGAAGCATGATCCGCAAATAGATACTGTTTCGGGTGTGACTCGCCAGATCTATGATATTGCACTTGCCCGCAGTAACGATTCTGGAAAACCATTTGGTGGTGCTGTTGGACCCTGGTGGATTAGTGCCGAAGGAACCGACTCCCTATCGGGTGATCTAACGGGCTTCTCTCTCACCAGTGGCGATCTTCATTTGGGTGCACAGCGCGCCACTGTTTGGGTTGATCCAACTAATAACACTTTTTCACTACAGCTGCATGAAGTTGTCTTTCTCTCTGCGCCAAACAAAGACGAGGTTAATCCAAGTTTCCTACAGAATATAGATGAGTATGTTCTTGGTCCGGCCACCTGGCAGCGCGATATTGTTTCGGATGATCAACTGGCAAATCCATCGATGACCGTCACTGGTGTCGAACTCGCTGATTTTTAAAAATCTCTACGGCGTATTTGTTGTCGGCATGTTAACCGAATCACTCATCTGAGCGCTTACTTCGCCACTGATTGCAGACGCACCCGTCGGAATAATGACGACTAGCTGCCATCCTCTATGGGGATCATTTGGATCTACTTCGACTAAGACGACACCACTTAGTCCATGTTTCTGACACAACTCATTAAACACACTATTTGTGGGTTCATATTGATTCAGTTGTCCACTCGGCGCTGATCTTCGCAGAGCCACCTCAGCATCATCGTTGCGCCGAGCGAGGTTCAGGCGATAATCCTTTTGTGCATTAAGCGCATTAAAAACTTCATACTCAACTTCAGGATCACCCTTACGGGGATGATCGTTAATGAGTAAGAGGGGTTTTACTGTGTTATAGGCCCCCTCAGGCAAGGGATGGAATCCCAACCCTGGTAGTGGCGTGGTATCAATCGCTGATTTTCTTATTCCATCATCTGTTTCCAAGACATATTGCCGCGTTACAAAAGCAGCGCCCACAACCACAAGTATTGCTGCTAAAACAAAACCATTGCGAACTTTTTGGCGATCACGTAGTCGAGAAGTACGAGCTTTAACCCTATCTGATAATGCATGGCTGCTATGACGCGCTTTATGAATGGTTTTTAAAGCGGCTGTTTTCATTTTAGACCGGAGACGTCGCGTCACGGTTCTATGATTATTTACGCCATCGGATCCTTGTTGTTGATGCCCGCCTCTAAACTCATGCTTACCCTTAAGCCAGCTTAAGACGGTGGCAAAAGTTGAAGCCTGTGAATGTGTTCTAGACGGCGACACCGTGTGAGCCTGTGAAACTACTGACTCATGAGCGTGTTCATCAATAAGCTGATTATCACTCATCGATGGAAGATCAGCGGCTCGAACATCCCACATTGAATCACCCTTAAGAACCGCCAGAAGATCTTCCCGCATGATTGCAACAGAATCATATCGCTGGTTGTATTCGGCCATGGCACGGCGAACAATCCACTTAAGTGCCTCTGGGCTCTTTTTAGAAAACCGACTTAAGCCCCCATGTGCGGGAAATGTGTTCTCCAATGAAAAATACAGCACGGCGCCAGCTGCATAAATATCGAACTTCGTACCATCGACATCATTAACCTTGACGCCGCGTAGCGCTTGTCGAACTAACTCGGGGTCTCGAAAGTATTCTGTGCCGTGGGTTGTTAGGGTCATTGCAGAGCGAAGTGGAGTCACAAGACCTAAATCTACAAGATGAGCCCGGCCATCTTGCACAACAAGGTTTTCCGGTTTGACATCTTTGTGCCAGAGCCCATTTGTGTGATAGTTACTTAGGGTATCTAGCAGATCGCCCATATATTTAATAACTTGATCGAGGTGCTGTTCATTCAATCCTGCTGAAGTGTTGCTTTGCCCGTGTAGATTGGGAATGACGGCGCCTAAGTGCTCCCCCGCGTGATAAGGCATCACATAGTAAAAACGCTCTTGATCCATCTGGTGCTCAATAACCAGGCCGATGCGGCGAGCTGCTTCTAGTGCACGAGATTCACGAACAATTTGTGGCAGGCCTGATCCCTCTGCGAGGGTAAAGCACTTAATAACAACGCGATGATCATGTCCATGGCCCGTCCAAACTGGCTTGTTGTTCGGATTTGCTACATAAAGAGTCGCGCCTGAGCCGCCGCCTGCGAGTGTCCCAACAATGGTGTAGCCCTGAAATTGCTGCTCTCTTGATACTTGGACTGTGTTTTTCTTGGGAGACGCCAAGGCTTTTGGCACTCGTTTCTCAAGTCCCTCTAAGAGTCCATCAAGCATAAAAAGGCGAAGTGGGCGGCGAATGCAACCTCGCCACAAACACTGCCCTAAGAATACGCTCTCTCTGGACAATGCATGTCCGAGCCGACTTACTCGCTGCCAATGACCCATCATGACATTCAAAAGTGCAATTGGAATGAGCACCGCCATTGCGATGACAGCGCCGAGTCCCTGAATAATATCCCCAATTAAACCGAAAACAAACTCCCCCACTTGTCGAAAGACAAACCTGACCACCGGAAATATGACAAGTAATCCAATCACAACACACAATGTGATCAGCAATATGACCGGTAGAACAGTTAAGAAGAAGCCAAAAATCAATTGAATCCTCAGGCCCTATAAAGGGTCTAACTCCCAGTTAAAAATTGTTCATCAGCAACAAGAAGTTGGCTTTGCTGATGGTAAATATCTGCAATCGCTTCATCAAAGAGCTTGTCGTCAGAGACGAGGCCCGCACGGTCTGCTTCCGTCGCTTCGTCATCCGTAAAACTGAATCGTTCCATCGTTTCTTTTAATCGCGCACGGAGTGCAATACGTACTTTGTTTGCATACCGACTCACGGTAGGCTCACTAAACTCCAGCTGCTTCGCAATATTTTTACCTGACATGCCATCGAGTACGCCCATTCGATACACCTGAAACTGCACGAAGTTTGAGTCCGCTTCTGTCGCACGAATAGCTGCGTACACCTTTGCACAAAAAATGCTTTGCTCATATGCCTTGTCTGGGTCGAGCGCTACCAGTGCCACCATATATCGATCATCAAGCGACGTGGGCCGACGGCCTCCACCACGTTTTTGGGCCATCCGACGATCAACCTCATCACCAAGTGCGTGTTTTGCAATCGCGAGTAACCATGTACTGAAACGGGCGCCGCGCTCCGGGTCAAAGCGGTCGATTGACTTTGATAATTGAGCGAGCGTCTCTTGGCTCAGATCACGGACTGTCTCAAACCCAATACTGCCAGCACCCCACTTTGTTAATTGTTGACGTAGGACTGGCCCAAAAACTTCCCAGAGCTCAAACCAAGCCGCCTCGTCACGCTGGCGCAGACGACGAACAAACGTCGTTGTGAGTGTATTCATGGGCATATCCACCTTATTGGGAACCAGCGAGCTTTGATTTCAGGCCCACTTTAAAGGTCCTGTAGAGCTTGTGGTTACCCCCCCTTAGTGTAGGCCCTTGGTCACTATGTCGCGATATGGTGAAATTCTCAACCACAAATCCCTAAAGACATATTAACACAGCCTCTCTGGCTGTTTTTGACTTGTACTTACGGGCCGAGTGATTTCGGCCGCCAATGACCACTCTAAAGGAAGGTAGACCTATGGTTTCAATGACACGCTTCATTTTTCGTTGGGGACTCATCACCGGTGTTGTTAC is a window encoding:
- a CDS encoding sigma-70 family RNA polymerase sigma factor, translating into MNTLTTTFVRRLRQRDEAAWFELWEVFGPVLRQQLTKWGAGSIGFETVRDLSQETLAQLSKSIDRFDPERGARFSTWLLAIAKHALGDEVDRRMAQKRGGGRRPTSLDDRYMVALVALDPDKAYEQSIFCAKVYAAIRATEADSNFVQFQVYRMGVLDGMSGKNIAKQLEFSEPTVSRYANKVRIALRARLKETMERFSFTDDEATEADRAGLVSDDKLFDEAIADIYHQQSQLLVADEQFLTGS